One genomic window of Camelina sativa cultivar DH55 chromosome 5, Cs, whole genome shotgun sequence includes the following:
- the LOC104787094 gene encoding uncharacterized protein LOC104787094 yields MGLSDNTHHHLDGKFSETTEGKKFVITGISLRSPKKPKISLSSSALDNTKDEDLLCPTTPTAASFRIPKAFTCPPAPKKRKTSLKFSYGGGAREFFSPPDLETVFIHRTT; encoded by the coding sequence ATGGGACTTTCCGACAACACTCACCACCACTTGGACGGCAAATTTAGCGAAACAACAGAAGGAAAGAAATTTGTAATCACCGGAATCTCCTTACGTTCACCGAAGAAGCCGAAGATTAGCCTCTCTTCCTCTGCCTTAGACAACACGAAAGACGAAGATCTCTTGTGTCCAACGACTCCAACGGCGGCTTCCTTTAGAATACCGAAAGCGTTTACGTGTCCTCCGGCGCCTAAGAAACGGAAAACGTCATTGAAGTTTAGTTATGGCGGTGGCGCTAGAGAGTTCTTCTCTCCACCGGATCTTGAAACCGTCTTCATACACAGAACTACTTAA